The following proteins come from a genomic window of Sardina pilchardus chromosome 13, fSarPil1.1, whole genome shotgun sequence:
- the LOC134100214 gene encoding NACHT, LRR and PYD domains-containing protein 12-like isoform X1 has protein sequence MDQHAPPSENRWTPEEAEIHEKLKSTLKSKFEQLVEGVPNQGGPRLLQEIYTDLYVTEGGGGGGVSDEHEVRRIERAFWREPEDDRPIKCSDIFQPSPGPLKPVRTVLTKGVAGIGKTLSVQKFILDWAEGTAYQEVHFIFPLPFRELNLMKEKKLSLMELIQLFFPEVKIPRIFSSSEHRIVFIFDGLDECRLPLDFRSNPRCCDATEPVSVDVLLTNLIKGDLLPSALLWITTRPAAANQIPPEFVNQVTEIWGFNDPQKDEYFRKRISDENLASRTVTHLKSTRSLYIMCHIPVFCWITATVVERTSESERVKMPRTLTQMYTHFLIVQTSIKQKYTERKEADEEVIFQLGKLAFQQLEKGNLIFYEEDLRECGIDVTEASVYSGVCTQIFREEAGLCHGRVFSFVHLSIQEFLAALYVFLCFSNRQRNIPDQQQTSQLSALFTATTLHDLHKTAVDLALQSKKGHLDLFLRFLLGLSLESNQSLLLKHLLPQTSQPQSLENTVQYIKQKIRDQDFLHRSINLFCCLNELNHHAVVELIDRSSGTLHIDMLSPVHWGTQRFTFKMSEEQLDEFDLQKHIKTPEEDQTELLSPEEALQKLLPVVTTSTSAVLYCCSLTEKSCAALSGASSTCCSLRELDLSGNSVHDAGVQHLTHFLKNPHCKLETLMLEGCSLTEESCSYLASAISSPCCSLRELHLIGNELHDAGVQHLTHSLHNPHCKLEKLVLGWCSLTEKSCAALSGASSTCCSLRELDLSGNSVHDAGVQHLTHFLKNPHCKLETLMLSGCSLTEKSCAALSGASSTCCSLRELDLSENSVHDAGVQHLTHFLKNPHCKLEKLTLERCSLTEKSCAALSGVCSTPCCLKELNLSRNKLHDEGAQHLTTLLNKPHCRLEKLVLSGCSLRQRSCGLLVSVVGSPSCSLKELNLRSNHFTHTQPLACLLSNPHCQLHTLVY, from the exons ATGGATCAGCATGCTCCTCCCTCTGAGAACAG ATGGACACCAGAGGAGGCAGAGATCCACGAGAAACTCAAATCCACTCTGAAGAGCAAGTTTGAGCAGCTGGTTGAGGGAGTACCCAATCAGGGAGGCCCCAGACTCCTCCAAGAGATCTACACAGACCTCTACGtcacagaggggggaggaggagggggggtcagTGATGAACATGAGGTCAGACGGATAGAGAGGGCATTCTGGAGAGAACCAGAAGATGACCgaccaatcaaatgcagtgaCATATTTCAGCCCTCACCTGGACCACTCAAGCCAGTCAGAACAGTGCTGACGAAGGGAGTGGCTGGCATCGGGAAAACACTCTCtgtgcagaagttcattctTGACTGGGCTGAAGGAACAGCCTATCAGGAAGTCCACttcatatttcctcttcctttccgggagctgaacctgatgaaggagaagaaactCAGTCTGATGGAGCTCATTCAACTTTTTTTCCCTGAAGTAAAAATCCCAAGAATCTTCAGCAGTTCAGAGCACAGAAtcgtgttcatctttgatggtctggatgagtgtcGACTTCCTCTAGATTTCCGCTCCAACCCAAGATGTTGTGATGCAACAGAGCCAGTCTCAGTGGATGTGTTGCTGACAAACCTCATCAAGGGGgatctgcttccctctgctctcctctggatcaccacccgaccagcagcagccaatcagatccctCCTGAGTTTGTGAATCAGGTGACCGAAATATGGGGATTCAACGACCCACAGAAGGatgagtacttcaggaagagaatcagtgATGAGAACCTGGCCAGCAGAACAgtcacacacctgaagtcaaccaggagcctctacatcatgtgccacattccagtcttctgctgGATTACAGCAACTGTTGTGGAGAGAACATCAGAATCAGAGAGAGTAAAAATGCCACGGACTCtcactcaaatgtacacacacttcttgATAGTTCAGACAAGCATCAAGCAGaagtacacagagagaaaagaggccgATGAAGAGGTGATTTTCCAACTGGGGAAACTGGCTTTCCAACAGCTGGAGAAGGGCAATCTGATCTTCTATGAGgaggacctgagagagtgtggcattgacgtgacagaagcatcagtgtactcaggagtgtgtacccagatcttcagagaggaggctgggcTGTGCCACGGGAGGGTGttcagctttgtgcatctgagcatccaggagtttcttgcagctctgtatgtgttcctctgcttcagcaacagacagagaaacatacCTGACCAACAGCAAAcctctcagctctctgctctgttcacaGCTACAACACTTCATGACCTACACAAGACTGCAGTGGACCTGGCCTTACAGAGTAAGAAAGGACACctggaccttttcctccgcttccttCTGGGCCTCTCACTGGAGTCCAATCAGAGTCTCTTATTAAAACACCTACTGCCACAGACAAGCCAACCACAGAGCTTAGAGAACACAGTCCAGTACATCAAACAGAAGATCAGAGATCAAGATTTTTTGCATAGAAGTATCAACCTGTTCTGctgtctgaatgagctgaatCACCATGCTGTAGTGGAGCTCATTGACAGGAGCTCAGGAACTCTGCATATAGACATGCTCTCACCGGTACACTGGGGGACTCAGAGATTTACCTTCAAGATGTCAGAAGAGCAgctggatgagtttgacctgcAGAAGCACATAAAGACACCAGAGGAAGACCAGACTGAACTCCTCAGTCCAGAGGAAGCTCTTCAGAAGCTACTGCCAGTGGTCACAACATCCACATCAGCTGT GCTGTACtgttgttccctcacagagaagagttGTGCTGCGTTAtcag GTGCCAGTTCCACCTGCTGCAGTCTGagggagctggacctgagtgggAACAGtgttcatgatgcaggagttcaacacctcacacacttcctcaagaatccccactgcaaactggagacactaat gctgGAGGggtgttccctcacagaggagAGCTGTTCTTATTTAGCGTCGGCCATCAGCTCACCCTGCTGCAGTCTGAGGGAACTGCACCTCATCGGGAATGAGCTCCATGATGCTGGAGTccagcacctcacacactccctccacaatccccactgcaaactggagaaactagt GCTGGGTtggtgttccctcacagagaagagttGTGCTGCTttatcag GTGCCAGTTCCACCTGCTGCAGTCTGagggagctggacctgagtgggAACAGtgttcatgatgcaggagttcaacacctcacacacttcctcaagaatccccactgcaaactggagacactaat GCTGAGTGgctgttccctcacagagaagagttGTGCTGCGttatcag GTGCCAGTTCCACCTGCTGCAGTCTGagggagctggacctgagtgagaACAGtgttcatgatgcaggagttcaacacctcacacacttcctcaagAATCcacactgcaaactggagaaactaac TTTGGAGCgctgttccctcacagagaagagttGTGCTGCTttatcag gtgtgtgttccACCCCCTGCTGTCTGAAGGAGCtgaatctgagcagaaacaaacTCCATGATGAAGGAGCTCAGCACCTCACAACACTCCTGAACAAGCCCCACTGCAGACTAGAGAAACtagt GCTGAGCGGTTGTTCCCTCAGGCAGAGGAGCTGTGGTCTCCTAGTCTCTGTGGTcggctctccctcctgctctctgaaggagctgaacctgaggagcaaccacttcacacacacacagcccctagCCTGCCTCCTCAGCAACCCCCACTGCCAACTACACACACtagt aTACTAA
- the LOC134100214 gene encoding NACHT, LRR and PYD domains-containing protein 12-like isoform X2, giving the protein MDQHAPPSENRWTPEEAEIHEKLKSTLKSKFEQLVEGVPNQGGPRLLQEIYTDLYVTEGGGGGGVSDEHEVRRIERAFWREPEDDRPIKCSDIFQPSPGPLKPVRTVLTKGVAGIGKTLSVQKFILDWAEGTAYQEVHFIFPLPFRELNLMKEKKLSLMELIQLFFPEVKIPRIFSSSEHRIVFIFDGLDECRLPLDFRSNPRCCDATEPVSVDVLLTNLIKGDLLPSALLWITTRPAAANQIPPEFVNQVTEIWGFNDPQKDEYFRKRISDENLASRTVTHLKSTRSLYIMCHIPVFCWITATVVERTSESERVKMPRTLTQMYTHFLIVQTSIKQKYTERKEADEEVIFQLGKLAFQQLEKGNLIFYEEDLRECGIDVTEASVYSGVCTQIFREEAGLCHGRVFSFVHLSIQEFLAALYVFLCFSNRQRNIPDQQQTSQLSALFTATTLHDLHKTAVDLALQSKKGHLDLFLRFLLGLSLESNQSLLLKHLLPQTSQPQSLENTVQYIKQKIRDQDFLHRSINLFCCLNELNHHAVVELIDRSSGTLHIDMLSPVHWGTQRFTFKMSEEQLDEFDLQKHIKTPEEDQTELLSPEEALQKLLPVVTTSTSAVLYCCSLTEKSCAALSGASSTCCSLRELDLSGNSVHDAGVQHLTHFLKNPHCKLETLMLEGCSLTEESCSYLASAISSPCCSLRELHLIGNELHDAGVQHLTHSLHNPHCKLEKLVLGWCSLTEKSCAALSGASSTCCSLRELDLSGNSVHDAGVQHLTHFLKNPHCKLETLMLSGCSLTEKSCAALSGASSTCCSLRELDLSENSVHDAGVQHLTHFLKNPHCKLEKLTLERCSLTEKSCAALSGVCSTPCCLKELNLSRNKLHDEGAQHLTTLLNKPHCRLEKLVY; this is encoded by the exons ATGGATCAGCATGCTCCTCCCTCTGAGAACAG ATGGACACCAGAGGAGGCAGAGATCCACGAGAAACTCAAATCCACTCTGAAGAGCAAGTTTGAGCAGCTGGTTGAGGGAGTACCCAATCAGGGAGGCCCCAGACTCCTCCAAGAGATCTACACAGACCTCTACGtcacagaggggggaggaggagggggggtcagTGATGAACATGAGGTCAGACGGATAGAGAGGGCATTCTGGAGAGAACCAGAAGATGACCgaccaatcaaatgcagtgaCATATTTCAGCCCTCACCTGGACCACTCAAGCCAGTCAGAACAGTGCTGACGAAGGGAGTGGCTGGCATCGGGAAAACACTCTCtgtgcagaagttcattctTGACTGGGCTGAAGGAACAGCCTATCAGGAAGTCCACttcatatttcctcttcctttccgggagctgaacctgatgaaggagaagaaactCAGTCTGATGGAGCTCATTCAACTTTTTTTCCCTGAAGTAAAAATCCCAAGAATCTTCAGCAGTTCAGAGCACAGAAtcgtgttcatctttgatggtctggatgagtgtcGACTTCCTCTAGATTTCCGCTCCAACCCAAGATGTTGTGATGCAACAGAGCCAGTCTCAGTGGATGTGTTGCTGACAAACCTCATCAAGGGGgatctgcttccctctgctctcctctggatcaccacccgaccagcagcagccaatcagatccctCCTGAGTTTGTGAATCAGGTGACCGAAATATGGGGATTCAACGACCCACAGAAGGatgagtacttcaggaagagaatcagtgATGAGAACCTGGCCAGCAGAACAgtcacacacctgaagtcaaccaggagcctctacatcatgtgccacattccagtcttctgctgGATTACAGCAACTGTTGTGGAGAGAACATCAGAATCAGAGAGAGTAAAAATGCCACGGACTCtcactcaaatgtacacacacttcttgATAGTTCAGACAAGCATCAAGCAGaagtacacagagagaaaagaggccgATGAAGAGGTGATTTTCCAACTGGGGAAACTGGCTTTCCAACAGCTGGAGAAGGGCAATCTGATCTTCTATGAGgaggacctgagagagtgtggcattgacgtgacagaagcatcagtgtactcaggagtgtgtacccagatcttcagagaggaggctgggcTGTGCCACGGGAGGGTGttcagctttgtgcatctgagcatccaggagtttcttgcagctctgtatgtgttcctctgcttcagcaacagacagagaaacatacCTGACCAACAGCAAAcctctcagctctctgctctgttcacaGCTACAACACTTCATGACCTACACAAGACTGCAGTGGACCTGGCCTTACAGAGTAAGAAAGGACACctggaccttttcctccgcttccttCTGGGCCTCTCACTGGAGTCCAATCAGAGTCTCTTATTAAAACACCTACTGCCACAGACAAGCCAACCACAGAGCTTAGAGAACACAGTCCAGTACATCAAACAGAAGATCAGAGATCAAGATTTTTTGCATAGAAGTATCAACCTGTTCTGctgtctgaatgagctgaatCACCATGCTGTAGTGGAGCTCATTGACAGGAGCTCAGGAACTCTGCATATAGACATGCTCTCACCGGTACACTGGGGGACTCAGAGATTTACCTTCAAGATGTCAGAAGAGCAgctggatgagtttgacctgcAGAAGCACATAAAGACACCAGAGGAAGACCAGACTGAACTCCTCAGTCCAGAGGAAGCTCTTCAGAAGCTACTGCCAGTGGTCACAACATCCACATCAGCTGT GCTGTACtgttgttccctcacagagaagagttGTGCTGCGTTAtcag GTGCCAGTTCCACCTGCTGCAGTCTGagggagctggacctgagtgggAACAGtgttcatgatgcaggagttcaacacctcacacacttcctcaagaatccccactgcaaactggagacactaat gctgGAGGggtgttccctcacagaggagAGCTGTTCTTATTTAGCGTCGGCCATCAGCTCACCCTGCTGCAGTCTGAGGGAACTGCACCTCATCGGGAATGAGCTCCATGATGCTGGAGTccagcacctcacacactccctccacaatccccactgcaaactggagaaactagt GCTGGGTtggtgttccctcacagagaagagttGTGCTGCTttatcag GTGCCAGTTCCACCTGCTGCAGTCTGagggagctggacctgagtgggAACAGtgttcatgatgcaggagttcaacacctcacacacttcctcaagaatccccactgcaaactggagacactaat GCTGAGTGgctgttccctcacagagaagagttGTGCTGCGttatcag GTGCCAGTTCCACCTGCTGCAGTCTGagggagctggacctgagtgagaACAGtgttcatgatgcaggagttcaacacctcacacacttcctcaagAATCcacactgcaaactggagaaactaac TTTGGAGCgctgttccctcacagagaagagttGTGCTGCTttatcag gtgtgtgttccACCCCCTGCTGTCTGAAGGAGCtgaatctgagcagaaacaaacTCCATGATGAAGGAGCTCAGCACCTCACAACACTCCTGAACAAGCCCCACTGCAGACTAGAGAAACtagt aTACTAA
- the LOC134100214 gene encoding protein NLRC3-like isoform X3 — protein MDQHAPPSENRWTPEEAEIHEKLKSTLKSKFEQLVEGVPNQGGPRLLQEIYTDLYVTEGGGGGGVSDEHEVRRIERAFWREPEDDRPIKCSDIFQPSPGPLKPVRTVLTKGVAGIGKTLSVQKFILDWAEGTAYQEVHFIFPLPFRELNLMKEKKLSLMELIQLFFPEVKIPRIFSSSEHRIVFIFDGLDECRLPLDFRSNPRCCDATEPVSVDVLLTNLIKGDLLPSALLWITTRPAAANQIPPEFVNQVTEIWGFNDPQKDEYFRKRISDENLASRTVTHLKSTRSLYIMCHIPVFCWITATVVERTSESERVKMPRTLTQMYTHFLIVQTSIKQKYTERKEADEEVIFQLGKLAFQQLEKGNLIFYEEDLRECGIDVTEASVYSGVCTQIFREEAGLCHGRVFSFVHLSIQEFLAALYVFLCFSNRQRNIPDQQQTSQLSALFTATTLHDLHKTAVDLALQSKKGHLDLFLRFLLGLSLESNQSLLLKHLLPQTSQPQSLENTVQYIKQKIRDQDFLHRSINLFCCLNELNHHAVVELIDRSSGTLHIDMLSPVHWGTQRFTFKMSEEQLDEFDLQKHIKTPEEDQTELLSPEEALQKLLPVVTTSTSAVLYCCSLTEKSCAALSGASSTCCSLRELDLSENSVHDAGVQHLTHFLKNPHCKLEKLTLERCSLTEKSCAALSGVCSTPCCLKELNLSRNKLHDEGAQHLTTLLNKPHCRLEKLVLSGCSLRQRSCGLLVSVVGSPSCSLKELNLRSNHFTHTQPLACLLSNPHCQLHTLVY, from the exons ATGGATCAGCATGCTCCTCCCTCTGAGAACAG ATGGACACCAGAGGAGGCAGAGATCCACGAGAAACTCAAATCCACTCTGAAGAGCAAGTTTGAGCAGCTGGTTGAGGGAGTACCCAATCAGGGAGGCCCCAGACTCCTCCAAGAGATCTACACAGACCTCTACGtcacagaggggggaggaggagggggggtcagTGATGAACATGAGGTCAGACGGATAGAGAGGGCATTCTGGAGAGAACCAGAAGATGACCgaccaatcaaatgcagtgaCATATTTCAGCCCTCACCTGGACCACTCAAGCCAGTCAGAACAGTGCTGACGAAGGGAGTGGCTGGCATCGGGAAAACACTCTCtgtgcagaagttcattctTGACTGGGCTGAAGGAACAGCCTATCAGGAAGTCCACttcatatttcctcttcctttccgggagctgaacctgatgaaggagaagaaactCAGTCTGATGGAGCTCATTCAACTTTTTTTCCCTGAAGTAAAAATCCCAAGAATCTTCAGCAGTTCAGAGCACAGAAtcgtgttcatctttgatggtctggatgagtgtcGACTTCCTCTAGATTTCCGCTCCAACCCAAGATGTTGTGATGCAACAGAGCCAGTCTCAGTGGATGTGTTGCTGACAAACCTCATCAAGGGGgatctgcttccctctgctctcctctggatcaccacccgaccagcagcagccaatcagatccctCCTGAGTTTGTGAATCAGGTGACCGAAATATGGGGATTCAACGACCCACAGAAGGatgagtacttcaggaagagaatcagtgATGAGAACCTGGCCAGCAGAACAgtcacacacctgaagtcaaccaggagcctctacatcatgtgccacattccagtcttctgctgGATTACAGCAACTGTTGTGGAGAGAACATCAGAATCAGAGAGAGTAAAAATGCCACGGACTCtcactcaaatgtacacacacttcttgATAGTTCAGACAAGCATCAAGCAGaagtacacagagagaaaagaggccgATGAAGAGGTGATTTTCCAACTGGGGAAACTGGCTTTCCAACAGCTGGAGAAGGGCAATCTGATCTTCTATGAGgaggacctgagagagtgtggcattgacgtgacagaagcatcagtgtactcaggagtgtgtacccagatcttcagagaggaggctgggcTGTGCCACGGGAGGGTGttcagctttgtgcatctgagcatccaggagtttcttgcagctctgtatgtgttcctctgcttcagcaacagacagagaaacatacCTGACCAACAGCAAAcctctcagctctctgctctgttcacaGCTACAACACTTCATGACCTACACAAGACTGCAGTGGACCTGGCCTTACAGAGTAAGAAAGGACACctggaccttttcctccgcttccttCTGGGCCTCTCACTGGAGTCCAATCAGAGTCTCTTATTAAAACACCTACTGCCACAGACAAGCCAACCACAGAGCTTAGAGAACACAGTCCAGTACATCAAACAGAAGATCAGAGATCAAGATTTTTTGCATAGAAGTATCAACCTGTTCTGctgtctgaatgagctgaatCACCATGCTGTAGTGGAGCTCATTGACAGGAGCTCAGGAACTCTGCATATAGACATGCTCTCACCGGTACACTGGGGGACTCAGAGATTTACCTTCAAGATGTCAGAAGAGCAgctggatgagtttgacctgcAGAAGCACATAAAGACACCAGAGGAAGACCAGACTGAACTCCTCAGTCCAGAGGAAGCTCTTCAGAAGCTACTGCCAGTGGTCACAACATCCACATCAGCTGT GCTGTACtgttgttccctcacagagaagagttGTGCTGCGTTAtcag GTGCCAGTTCCACCTGCTGCAGTCTGagggagctggacctgagtgagaACAGtgttcatgatgcaggagttcaacacctcacacacttcctcaagAATCcacactgcaaactggagaaactaac TTTGGAGCgctgttccctcacagagaagagttGTGCTGCTttatcag gtgtgtgttccACCCCCTGCTGTCTGAAGGAGCtgaatctgagcagaaacaaacTCCATGATGAAGGAGCTCAGCACCTCACAACACTCCTGAACAAGCCCCACTGCAGACTAGAGAAACtagt GCTGAGCGGTTGTTCCCTCAGGCAGAGGAGCTGTGGTCTCCTAGTCTCTGTGGTcggctctccctcctgctctctgaaggagctgaacctgaggagcaaccacttcacacacacacagcccctagCCTGCCTCCTCAGCAACCCCCACTGCCAACTACACACACtagt aTACTAA
- the mrps22 gene encoding 28S ribosomal protein S22, mitochondrial isoform X1: MAALAALRGLVRCSPLFRDASLFPRAARHGAGRALCSAVHGTDAVSFSDPEVQELLKNMTGCDVEKVFRPVQHPALKPPTYKLLTDQQLQEAVQQARQQAEELLQMPPELEERAPVSDLLSHDAVLQGADSAKLVFTDITLNVPHRERFMVVREPSGALRKASWEERDRILQIYFPKDGRKLTPPALFNEDNLKMALSEDRHEEVLRRSLVQFEPDAAQYKRVQRLVFEDVERSGKFHLLRSTRFFGGLAWHLTHAKRIDTLLLDMLHRDLLQEAVCLVRLFHLIHPQCESAKQAQHTHATGIQLLKLYGQLESQRKGVIELALQTYEQAAALTTA, from the exons aTGGCGGCGCTCGCAGCGTTGCGGGGTCTGGTGCGGTGTTCTCCGTTATTTAGGGATGCATCTCTCTTCCCGCGAGCCGCACGGCATGGTGCCGGTAGAGCCCTGTGTTCCGCCGTTCACGGCACCG atgctgtATCCTTTTCAGATCCTGAAGTCCAGGAGTTGCTTAAGAACATGACGGGGTGTGATGTGGAGAAAGTCTTCAGACCAGTCCAGCACCCAGCGCTGAAACCGCCCACATACAAGCTACTCACAGATCAGCAGCTACAGGAG gcggTGCAGCAGGCGCGGCAGCAGGCTGAGGAGCTGCTCCAGATGCCTCCTGAGCTGGAGGAACGAGCGCCCGTCTCCGACCTGCTGTCCCATGATGCCGTTCTGCAGGGGGCCGACTCCGCCAAACTCGTATTCACCGACATCACACTCAACGTCCCGCACAGG gaacgCTTCATGGTGGTGCGGGAGCCGTCGGGCGCGCTGAGAAAGGCATCATGGGAGGAGCGGGACCGCATCCTGCAGATCTACTTCCCCAAAGACGGACGCAAGCTCACGCCACCAGCACTCTTCAACGAGGACaacctcaag aTGGCGCTGTCAGAGGACAGACATGAGGAGGTGCTGCGCAGAAGCCTGGTGCAGTTTGAGCCCGACGCTGCACAGTACAaaaga gTGCAGCGGCTGGTGTTTGAGGACGTGGAGCGCTCGGGGAAGTTCCATCTGCTGCGCTCAACGCGCTTCTTTGGAGGACTAGCGTGGCACCTCACACACGCCAAGCGCATCGACACACTCCTGCTGGACATGCTGCACAGagacct GCTCCAGGaagctgtgtgtttggtgcgTCTCTTCCATCTGATTCACCCACAGTGTGAGTCCGCCAAGcaggcccaacacacacacgccacgggAATACAGCtgctgaag CTCTATGGGCAGCTGGAGTCCCAGAGGAAAGGAGTGATCGAGCTGGCCCTTCAGACATATGAGCAAGCAGCTGCACTGACCactgctta a